Proteins from a single region of Streptomyces griseiscabiei:
- the pulA gene encoding pullulanase-type alpha-1,6-glucosidase, which yields MIPRWFSAVTVTALTAALVQPLAARAATPPAPPSDAKLAKTAARHELTREQFYFVLPDRFANGDRANDKGGLTGSRLATGYDPTDKGFYQGGDLKGLTQRLDYIKGLGTTSIWLAPIFKNQPVQGTGADASAGYHGYWITDFTQVDPHFGTNKDLQTLISKAHAKGMKVFFDVITNHTADVVDYEEKSYDYLSKGAFPYLTKDGKPFDDAAYADGTKDFPGVDRDSFPRTPVVPAARKNTKVPSWLNDPTMYHNRGDSTWAGESATYGDFVGLDDLWTERPEVVSGMEKIYEKWVRDFRIDGFRIDTVKHVNMEFWTQWATALDAYAARKGRDDFFMFGEVYSADTAVTSPYVTQGRLDSTLDFPFQDAARAYVSQGGSAQRLASVFGDDYRYTTDKANAYEQVTFLGNHDMGRIGTFLKQDDKDASDAELLKKAELANELMFLGRGNPVVYYGDEQGFTGAGGDKDARQTLFASKVADYLDDDQLGTDRTHALDAYDTKAPLYRQISALAKLRRAHPALADGVQTERYAADGAGVYAFSRTDAATGTEYVVAFNNAAEARSATFTTGSPRMVFKGIHGTDRKVTSGTDKKITVTVPAGSAIVLKAAGKLAKPATKPSLTLEAPAAGATGTVEIVADDGGTSRSSEAESGGGGQLNRVVFAAQVGNGEWRTLGSADHAPYKVTQTIGEDIAAGTALRYKAVVIDRTGRTASATASSTTGTPPAPEAPTASSRDYAVVHYQRADGDYTDWRLYAWGDIAEGEGTTWPEGHDFTGRDAYGAFAYVKLKPGASQVNYLVIDKDGNKDVSADRSIDVTRTGEIWVEQGKEAVRTEKPTADHPEQDKGKAVLHYHRADGNYDGWGLHVWSGAANPTDWSKPLEPVRTDAYGAVFEVPLTDGATSLSYIIHKGDEKDLSTDQALDLRTHGYEVWLLNGQEKYLLPQPAGSAAALDLTTSKAVWIDRNTVAWNGNDTAASTQLLYSRTGSIKAKDGALTSTDERWLRLSKSALTDAQKARFPHLKAYTAWTVDPRDRDRVREALRGQLVASQRTANGAVLAATGVQIAGVLDDLYGGKAAHADLGPTFAKGRPTLAVWAPTAQSVKLDLDGRTLPMKRDDATGVWSVTGEKSWRNKPYRYVVKVWAPSVREIVTNKVTDPYSVALTADSERSLVVDLADKSLAPSGWSSYTKPKAVPLKDAQIQELHVRDFSIDDKAVPEKDKGTYLAFTDKSGDGSRHLRKLAKAGTSYVHLLPVADIATVPERKADQATVDCDLAAYPADSEKQQECVAKAAAKDAFNWGYDPYHYTVPEGSYATDPDGTRRTVEFRKMVRALNDDGLGVVLDVVYNHTPASGQADKSVLDKVVPGYYHRLLADGSVATSTCCANTAPENIMMGKLVVDSMVTWAKEYKVDGFRFDLMGHHPKANILAVRKALDALTLEKDGVDGKRIILYGEGWNFGEVADDARFVQATQKNMAGTGIATFSDRARDAVRGGGPFDEDPGVQGFASGLFTEPNSSDDNGTPAEQKARLLHYQDLIKVGLSGNLADYRFTDTDGNEVKGSEVDYNGAAAGYADAPGDALAYVDAHDNESLFDALAFKLPKSTSAADRARMQVLAMATAALSQGPALSQAGTDLLRSKSLDRNSYDSGDWFNAIHWDCRDGGNGFGRGLPLAADNQSKWPYAKPLLTSVEVGCEQIEGASAAYRDLLRIRTTEDVFSLGTAGQVQSALSFPLSGKDETPGVITMELGDLVVVFNATPEKRKQTVTGLAGTGYTLHQVQKAGADSTVRDSSYEVESGTFVVPGRTVAVFARSDR from the coding sequence GTGATACCGAGATGGTTCAGCGCGGTCACCGTGACCGCGCTGACCGCAGCGCTCGTCCAGCCCCTCGCGGCCCGGGCCGCGACTCCGCCCGCACCTCCGTCGGACGCGAAGCTGGCGAAGACCGCCGCCCGCCACGAGCTCACCCGCGAGCAGTTCTACTTCGTCCTGCCGGACCGTTTCGCTAACGGCGACAGGGCGAACGACAAGGGCGGCCTCACCGGCTCGCGCCTCGCCACCGGCTACGACCCCACCGACAAGGGCTTCTACCAGGGCGGCGACCTCAAGGGCCTCACCCAGCGCCTCGACTACATCAAGGGCCTGGGCACGACCTCCATCTGGCTCGCCCCGATCTTCAAGAACCAGCCCGTGCAGGGGACGGGGGCCGACGCCTCGGCCGGCTACCACGGCTACTGGATCACCGACTTCACCCAGGTCGACCCGCACTTCGGCACCAACAAGGACCTTCAGACCCTGATCTCCAAGGCCCACGCCAAGGGCATGAAGGTCTTCTTCGACGTCATCACCAACCACACCGCCGACGTCGTCGACTACGAGGAGAAGTCCTACGACTATCTGTCGAAGGGCGCCTTCCCCTACCTGACCAAGGACGGAAAGCCCTTCGACGACGCCGCCTACGCGGACGGGACGAAGGACTTCCCGGGTGTCGACCGGGACTCCTTCCCCCGCACCCCCGTCGTCCCGGCCGCCAGGAAGAACACCAAGGTCCCCTCCTGGCTCAACGACCCGACGATGTACCACAACCGGGGCGACTCCACCTGGGCCGGAGAGTCCGCCACCTACGGCGACTTCGTCGGCCTGGACGACCTGTGGACCGAGCGCCCCGAGGTCGTCTCCGGGATGGAGAAGATCTACGAGAAATGGGTGCGGGACTTCCGGATCGACGGCTTCCGGATCGACACCGTGAAGCACGTCAACATGGAGTTCTGGACCCAGTGGGCCACCGCGCTCGACGCGTACGCCGCGAGGAAGGGCCGCGACGACTTCTTCATGTTCGGTGAGGTCTACTCCGCCGACACGGCCGTGACCTCCCCGTACGTCACCCAGGGCCGCCTGGACTCCACCCTCGACTTCCCCTTCCAGGACGCGGCCCGGGCGTACGTCTCCCAGGGCGGCAGCGCGCAGAGGCTCGCCTCGGTCTTCGGGGACGACTACCGGTACACCACCGACAAGGCCAACGCGTACGAGCAGGTCACCTTCCTCGGCAACCACGACATGGGCCGTATCGGGACCTTCCTGAAGCAGGACGACAAGGACGCGAGCGACGCCGAGTTGCTCAAGAAGGCCGAGCTCGCCAACGAGCTGATGTTCCTCGGCCGGGGCAACCCGGTCGTCTACTACGGCGACGAGCAGGGCTTCACCGGCGCGGGCGGCGACAAGGACGCCCGGCAGACGCTCTTCGCCTCCAAGGTCGCCGACTACCTCGACGACGACCAGCTCGGCACGGACCGTACGCACGCCTTGGACGCGTACGACACCAAGGCGCCCCTCTACCGGCAGATCAGCGCCCTCGCCAAGCTCCGCAGGGCCCACCCGGCCCTCGCGGACGGCGTCCAGACCGAGCGTTACGCGGCCGACGGGGCGGGTGTCTACGCCTTCTCGCGGACCGACGCCGCGACCGGCACCGAGTACGTCGTCGCCTTCAACAACGCGGCCGAGGCCAGGTCGGCGACCTTCACGACCGGTTCACCGCGCATGGTCTTCAAGGGAATCCACGGGACCGACCGGAAGGTGACGAGCGGGACGGACAAGAAGATCACCGTCACCGTCCCGGCCGGTTCCGCGATCGTCCTCAAGGCCGCCGGCAAGCTCGCGAAGCCCGCGACGAAGCCGTCCCTCACCCTTGAGGCCCCGGCGGCCGGCGCCACCGGCACGGTCGAGATCGTCGCCGATGATGGGGGCACCTCCCGCTCGAGCGAAGCCGAGAGTGGGGGAGGCGGACAGCTCAACCGCGTCGTCTTCGCCGCCCAGGTCGGCAACGGCGAGTGGAGGACGCTGGGATCGGCGGACCACGCCCCCTACAAGGTCACCCAGACCATCGGCGAGGACATTGCGGCCGGAACCGCCTTGCGCTACAAGGCAGTGGTGATCGACCGCACCGGACGCACGGCGAGCGCCACCGCGTCCTCCACCACCGGCACCCCGCCCGCCCCCGAGGCCCCCACCGCCTCCTCGCGCGACTACGCGGTCGTCCACTACCAGCGGGCCGACGGCGACTACACCGACTGGCGGCTCTACGCCTGGGGCGACATCGCCGAGGGGGAGGGGACGACCTGGCCGGAGGGCCATGACTTCACCGGGCGGGACGCGTACGGCGCCTTCGCGTACGTCAAGCTCAAGCCCGGGGCCTCCCAGGTGAATTACCTCGTCATCGACAAGGACGGGAACAAGGACGTCTCCGCCGACCGGTCGATCGACGTCACGAGGACGGGCGAGATCTGGGTCGAGCAGGGCAAGGAAGCCGTCCGCACGGAGAAGCCCACCGCCGACCACCCGGAGCAGGACAAGGGCAAGGCCGTCCTGCACTACCACCGCGCCGACGGGAACTACGACGGCTGGGGCCTGCACGTCTGGTCCGGTGCCGCGAACCCCACGGACTGGTCGAAGCCCCTGGAGCCGGTGCGGACCGACGCCTACGGCGCGGTCTTCGAGGTACCCCTCACCGACGGGGCCACCAGCCTCAGCTACATCATCCACAAGGGGGACGAGAAGGACCTCTCCACCGACCAGGCGCTCGACCTCAGGACCCATGGGTACGAGGTGTGGCTGCTGAACGGCCAGGAGAAGTACCTGCTCCCGCAGCCGGCCGGGTCCGCCGCCGCCCTCGACCTGACCACCTCCAAGGCGGTCTGGATCGACCGGAACACCGTCGCCTGGAACGGGAACGACACCGCCGCCTCCACCCAGCTGCTGTACTCCCGCACCGGCTCGATCAAGGCGAAGGACGGTGCCCTCACCAGCACCGACGAACGGTGGCTGCGTCTTTCCAAGTCGGCGCTCACCGACGCCCAGAAGGCGAGGTTCCCGCATCTGAAGGCGTACACCGCGTGGACGGTCGACCCCCGCGACCGCGACCGGGTCCGCGAGGCCCTGCGCGGCCAGCTGGTCGCCTCCCAGCGGACGGCGAACGGAGCCGTGCTCGCGGCCACGGGCGTGCAGATCGCCGGTGTGCTCGACGATCTCTACGGCGGGAAGGCGGCGCACGCCGACCTCGGGCCGACGTTCGCCAAGGGCCGCCCGACACTCGCCGTCTGGGCGCCCACCGCCCAGTCGGTGAAGCTCGACCTCGACGGCAGGACCCTCCCCATGAAGCGGGACGACGCCACCGGCGTCTGGTCCGTCACCGGTGAGAAGTCCTGGAGGAACAAGCCCTACCGGTACGTCGTGAAGGTCTGGGCGCCCAGCGTCCGCGAGATCGTCACCAACAAGGTCACCGACCCCTACTCCGTCGCCCTGACCGCCGACTCCGAGCGCAGCCTCGTCGTCGACCTGGCGGACAAGTCGCTGGCGCCGTCCGGCTGGTCGTCGTACACCAAGCCGAAGGCCGTGCCGCTGAAGGACGCGCAGATCCAGGAACTGCACGTCCGGGACTTCTCCATCGACGACAAGGCCGTGCCCGAGAAGGACAAGGGCACCTATCTCGCCTTCACCGACAAGAGCGGCGACGGCTCCAGGCATCTGCGGAAGCTGGCGAAGGCCGGCACCTCGTACGTCCATCTGCTGCCCGTCGCCGACATCGCCACCGTCCCCGAGCGGAAGGCCGACCAGGCGACCGTCGACTGCGACCTCGCCGCGTACCCCGCCGACTCCGAGAAGCAGCAGGAGTGCGTGGCGAAGGCCGCCGCGAAGGACGCCTTCAACTGGGGCTACGACCCGTACCACTACACGGTCCCCGAGGGCTCGTACGCGACCGACCCGGACGGCACACGGCGCACGGTCGAGTTCCGGAAGATGGTGCGGGCGCTCAACGACGACGGCCTCGGCGTCGTGCTGGACGTGGTCTACAACCACACCCCGGCGAGCGGCCAGGCCGACAAGAGCGTCCTCGACAAGGTGGTCCCCGGCTACTACCACCGGCTCCTCGCCGACGGTTCCGTCGCCACCTCCACCTGCTGCGCCAACACCGCGCCCGAGAACATCATGATGGGCAAGCTGGTCGTCGACTCGATGGTCACCTGGGCCAAGGAGTACAAGGTCGACGGCTTCCGCTTCGACCTCATGGGCCACCACCCGAAGGCCAACATCCTGGCCGTACGGAAGGCCCTCGACGCGCTGACCCTCGAGAAGGACGGCGTCGACGGGAAGCGGATCATCCTGTACGGCGAGGGCTGGAACTTCGGCGAGGTCGCCGACGACGCGCGCTTCGTCCAGGCCACGCAGAAGAACATGGCCGGGACGGGCATCGCGACCTTCTCCGACCGGGCCCGTGACGCGGTGCGCGGCGGCGGCCCCTTCGACGAGGACCCGGGCGTCCAGGGCTTCGCCTCCGGCCTCTTCACCGAGCCCAACTCCTCGGACGACAACGGCACTCCGGCCGAGCAGAAGGCCCGGCTGCTGCACTACCAGGACCTCATCAAGGTCGGGCTCAGCGGCAACCTCGCGGACTACCGCTTCACCGACACCGACGGCAACGAGGTCAAGGGCTCCGAGGTCGACTACAACGGGGCCGCCGCCGGATACGCGGACGCCCCCGGCGACGCCCTCGCCTATGTCGACGCCCACGACAACGAGTCCCTGTTCGACGCGCTCGCCTTCAAGCTCCCGAAGTCGACGAGCGCCGCCGACCGGGCCCGTATGCAGGTCCTCGCCATGGCGACGGCCGCCCTCTCGCAGGGCCCGGCGCTCTCCCAGGCGGGCACCGACCTGCTGCGCTCCAAGTCCCTCGACCGCAACTCCTACGACAGCGGCGACTGGTTCAACGCGATCCACTGGGACTGCCGGGACGGCGGCAACGGCTTCGGCCGCGGGCTGCCCCTCGCGGCCGACAACCAGTCCAAGTGGCCCTACGCCAAGCCCCTGTTGACCTCCGTCGAGGTCGGCTGCGAGCAGATCGAGGGGGCCTCGGCCGCGTACCGGGACCTGCTGCGGATCCGTACGACGGAGGACGTGTTCTCCCTCGGCACGGCCGGGCAGGTGCAGTCGGCGCTGTCGTTCCCGCTGTCGGGCAAGGACGAGACCCCGGGCGTGATCACCATGGAACTCGGTGACCTCGTCGTCGTCTTCAACGCGACCCCCGAGAAGCGGAAGCAGACCGTGACCGGACTGGCCGGGACGGGATACACCCTGCACCAGGTACAGAAGGCGGGGGCGGACTCTACCGTCCGGGACTCGTCGTACGAAGTGGAATCGGGGACGTTCGTCGTTCCGGGGCGGACCGTGGCGGTCTTCGCACGGTCCGACCGGTAG
- a CDS encoding alpha-amylase, which yields MASRTLSGALALAAGASLALAVPTGSAYASPPGTKDVTAVLFEWRFASVAKECTDTLGPNGYGYVQVSPPAEHIQGSQWWTSYQPVSYRIAGRLGDATAFKNMIDTCHAAGVKVVVDTVVNHMSAGSGTGTGGSSYTKYNYPGLYSSFDFDDCTATISDYTNRANVQNCELVTLADLDTGEEYVRSAIAGYMNTLLGHGVDGFRIDAAKHIPAADLANIKSRLSNPSVYWKQEAIYGAGEAVQPSEYTGNGDVQEFRYAFDLKRVFNNENLAYLKNYGEGWGYMNSSVAGVFVDNHDTERNGSTLSYKDNANYTMANVFMLAYPYGAPDINSGYEFTDHDAGPPNGGTVNACWQDGWKCQHAWPEIMRMVPFRNATRGEAVTNWWDNGGDAIAFGRGGKGFVAINHESGSLSRTYQTSLAAGTYCNVQNNTTVTVNGSGQFTATLGSNTALAIYSGKSSC from the coding sequence ATGGCCAGCAGAACCCTCTCCGGCGCCCTCGCCCTCGCCGCGGGTGCGTCGCTCGCGCTCGCGGTGCCCACGGGGAGCGCGTACGCCTCACCCCCCGGCACCAAGGACGTCACCGCCGTCCTGTTCGAGTGGCGCTTCGCCTCGGTCGCCAAGGAGTGCACCGACACCCTCGGCCCGAACGGGTACGGGTACGTCCAGGTCTCACCGCCCGCCGAGCACATACAGGGCTCGCAGTGGTGGACCTCGTACCAGCCCGTCAGTTACAGGATCGCCGGGCGGCTCGGGGACGCCACCGCCTTCAAGAACATGATCGACACGTGTCACGCGGCCGGCGTCAAGGTCGTCGTCGACACCGTCGTCAACCACATGTCGGCGGGCAGCGGCACCGGCACCGGCGGCTCGTCGTACACGAAGTACAACTACCCCGGCCTGTACTCCTCCTTCGACTTCGACGACTGCACGGCCACCATCAGCGACTACACCAACCGCGCCAACGTCCAGAACTGCGAGCTCGTCACCCTCGCCGACCTCGACACCGGTGAGGAGTACGTGCGGTCGGCCATCGCCGGCTACATGAACACCCTGCTCGGCCACGGCGTCGACGGCTTCCGGATCGACGCCGCCAAGCACATCCCCGCCGCCGACCTCGCCAACATCAAGTCGCGGCTGAGCAACCCGTCCGTGTACTGGAAGCAGGAGGCCATCTACGGCGCCGGCGAGGCCGTGCAGCCGAGCGAGTACACGGGCAACGGGGACGTGCAGGAGTTCCGGTACGCCTTCGACCTCAAGCGGGTCTTCAACAACGAGAACCTCGCCTACCTCAAGAACTACGGCGAGGGCTGGGGGTACATGAACAGCTCGGTCGCCGGCGTCTTCGTCGACAACCACGACACCGAGCGCAACGGCTCCACCCTCAGCTACAAGGACAACGCCAACTACACGATGGCGAACGTCTTCATGCTGGCCTACCCGTACGGCGCGCCCGACATCAACTCCGGCTACGAGTTCACCGACCACGACGCGGGCCCGCCCAACGGCGGCACGGTCAACGCCTGCTGGCAGGACGGCTGGAAGTGCCAGCACGCCTGGCCGGAGATCATGCGCATGGTCCCCTTCCGCAACGCCACCCGCGGCGAGGCCGTCACCAACTGGTGGGACAACGGGGGCGACGCGATCGCCTTCGGCCGCGGCGGCAAGGGCTTCGTGGCCATCAACCACGAGTCGGGCAGCCTCAGCCGCACCTACCAGACCTCCCTCGCGGCCGGCACCTACTGCAACGTGCAGAACAACACGACGGTCACCGTGAACGGCTCGGGCCAGTTCACCGCCACCCTCGGCTCCAACACGGCCCTGGCGATCTACAGCGGCAAGTCCAGCTGCTGA
- a CDS encoding SMI1/KNR4 family protein, producing MIETTVDDRRFPPALAEVAEVEFEFDDDGEGVDFEPYEDFESAEETTDWLRDWTGNHELDGDAYRLFGMDGTGGQAAIWCARPGRPLAEQPVVFMSSEGECGVVAGDLSGFLWVLADGIGPMEAALYDTYDVRPDAVLTALAERHATTPRRPAEEIITEAKTRFARFAADLDELCRHQ from the coding sequence GTGATCGAGACGACAGTTGACGACCGCCGTTTTCCGCCCGCTCTGGCCGAGGTGGCCGAGGTGGAGTTCGAGTTCGACGACGACGGTGAGGGCGTGGACTTCGAGCCGTACGAGGACTTCGAATCCGCCGAGGAGACCACCGACTGGCTGCGTGACTGGACGGGGAACCACGAACTCGACGGCGACGCCTACCGGCTCTTCGGAATGGACGGAACCGGCGGTCAGGCCGCCATCTGGTGCGCGCGGCCGGGGCGGCCCCTCGCCGAGCAGCCCGTGGTGTTCATGAGCTCGGAGGGCGAGTGCGGTGTGGTCGCCGGGGACCTGTCCGGCTTCCTGTGGGTGCTGGCCGATGGCATCGGACCGATGGAAGCCGCCCTGTACGACACGTACGACGTGCGTCCCGACGCGGTCCTGACCGCGCTCGCCGAGCGGCACGCGACCACCCCGCGCCGGCCGGCCGAGGAGATCATCACGGAGGCCAAGACCCGGTTCGCGCGCTTCGCCGCGGACCTCGACGAACTCTGCCGCCATCAGTAG
- a CDS encoding DUF4240 domain-containing protein encodes MNMDEWWGLVDRARAAVGDRADDRDLPDDPLPAALVDVLATLEPAEIVDFYVKYVEVEDSAYHCSLCMAAYVIEGSYSDDGFMDFRGGLILLGRDVFSRAVAHPDSLAGLSTVARMSRGEGGWIGYESVSCLISDAYGRVQGETDSLDTAVATALSGMARPEKPRGEKWNGDPEDEAQLRRRLPRLAALFLD; translated from the coding sequence ATGAACATGGATGAATGGTGGGGGTTGGTCGACAGGGCTCGGGCCGCGGTCGGTGACCGCGCCGACGATCGTGACCTGCCGGATGATCCACTGCCTGCGGCGCTCGTCGATGTCCTTGCCACGCTGGAGCCGGCCGAGATCGTGGACTTCTACGTCAAGTACGTCGAAGTGGAGGATTCGGCCTACCACTGTTCGTTGTGCATGGCCGCCTATGTGATCGAGGGCAGCTACTCGGACGACGGCTTCATGGACTTCCGTGGCGGGCTGATCCTGCTCGGGCGGGACGTCTTCAGCCGTGCGGTGGCGCATCCCGATTCCCTTGCCGGCCTGTCCACGGTTGCCCGCATGAGCCGCGGCGAAGGGGGCTGGATCGGCTACGAGTCGGTGAGCTGTCTGATCTCGGATGCCTACGGAAGGGTCCAAGGGGAGACCGACTCACTCGATACGGCGGTCGCGACCGCGCTGAGCGGCATGGCGCGTCCGGAGAAGCCGCGGGGCGAGAAATGGAACGGGGACCCCGAGGACGAAGCACAGCTGAGGCGCCGCCTTCCACGGCTCGCGGCGCTCTTCCTCGACTGA
- a CDS encoding glycoside hydrolase family 13 protein — MSQQHYATAPAPNSAKAQRGDWWRDAVIYQVYPRSFADSNGDGMGDLAGVRSRLPYLRDLGVDAVWLSPFYASPQADAGYDVADYRAVDPMFGNLLDADALIRDAHGLGLRIIVDLVPNHSSDQHEWFKRAVAEGPGSPLRDRYHFRQGKGADGELPPNDWESIFGGPAWTRITEPDGTPGDWYLHLFAPEQPDFNWDHPAVGDEFRSILRFWLDMGVDGFRIDVAHGMVKADGLPDLGAHDQLKLLGNDVMPFFDQDGVHAIYREWRLVLDEYAGERIFVAEAWTPTIERTANYVRPDELHQAFNFQYLGTDWDAAELKTVIDRTLDAMRPVNAPATWVLSNHDVTRHATRFANEPGLGTQIRLAGDRELGLRRARAASLLMLALPGSAYVYQGEELGLPDVVDLPDEVRQDPAYFRGAGQDGFRDGCRVPIPWTRTGSSYGFSAGGSWLPQPAEWADLSVEAQTGVADSTLELYRTALTIRREQPALGAGDAVEWLKSPSGVLAFRRGDVVCVANTTREAVTIPAYGHVLIATGEVTVADDEAKLPGDTTVWWTTG; from the coding sequence ATGAGCCAGCAGCACTACGCCACCGCCCCGGCACCGAACTCCGCCAAAGCCCAGCGCGGCGACTGGTGGCGGGACGCGGTGATCTACCAGGTCTATCCGCGCAGCTTCGCCGACAGCAACGGCGACGGCATGGGCGACCTGGCGGGCGTACGTTCCCGACTCCCGTACCTGCGTGATCTGGGTGTGGACGCCGTCTGGCTGTCCCCCTTCTACGCCTCCCCGCAGGCCGACGCCGGCTACGACGTCGCCGACTACCGTGCGGTGGACCCGATGTTCGGCAATCTGCTGGACGCGGACGCGCTGATCCGCGACGCCCACGGGCTGGGCCTGCGGATCATCGTCGACCTGGTCCCGAACCACTCCTCCGACCAGCACGAGTGGTTCAAGCGGGCGGTGGCGGAGGGCCCCGGCTCCCCGCTGCGCGACCGCTACCACTTCCGCCAGGGCAAGGGCGCGGACGGCGAACTCCCGCCCAACGACTGGGAGTCCATCTTCGGCGGCCCGGCCTGGACCCGGATCACGGAACCGGACGGCACCCCCGGCGACTGGTACCTCCACCTCTTCGCCCCGGAGCAGCCCGACTTCAACTGGGACCACCCGGCGGTCGGCGACGAGTTCCGCTCCATCCTGCGCTTCTGGCTCGACATGGGCGTCGACGGCTTCCGGATCGACGTCGCCCACGGCATGGTCAAGGCGGACGGACTCCCCGATCTCGGCGCCCACGACCAGCTGAAGCTGCTGGGCAACGATGTCATGCCCTTCTTCGACCAGGACGGCGTCCACGCGATCTACCGCGAATGGCGCCTCGTCCTGGACGAGTACGCGGGCGAGCGCATCTTCGTGGCCGAGGCATGGACCCCGACCATCGAACGCACCGCGAACTACGTCCGCCCGGACGAACTCCACCAGGCCTTCAACTTCCAGTACCTGGGCACGGACTGGGACGCCGCGGAGCTGAAGACCGTCATCGACCGCACCCTGGACGCGATGCGCCCGGTGAACGCCCCCGCGACCTGGGTGCTGTCCAACCACGACGTCACCCGCCACGCCACCCGCTTCGCCAACGAACCGGGCCTCGGCACCCAGATCCGCCTCGCGGGCGACCGCGAACTGGGCCTGCGCCGCGCCCGCGCCGCCTCGCTCCTGATGCTGGCGCTGCCCGGCTCGGCCTACGTCTACCAGGGCGAGGAACTGGGCCTCCCCGATGTCGTCGACCTCCCGGACGAGGTGCGCCAGGACCCCGCGTACTTCCGGGGCGCCGGCCAGGACGGCTTCCGCGACGGCTGCCGGGTGCCGATCCCGTGGACCCGCACGGGCTCGTCGTACGGCTTCAGCGCGGGCGGCTCCTGGCTGCCCCAGCCCGCCGAATGGGCCGACCTGAGCGTGGAGGCGCAGACCGGCGTCGCGGACTCGACCCTGGAGCTGTACCGCACGGCCCTCACCATCCGCCGCGAACAGCCCGCCCTCGGCGCCGGCGACGCGGTGGAATGGCTCAAGTCCCCCTCCGGCGTCCTGGCCTTCCGCCGCGGCGACGTCGTCTGCGTCGCGAACACCACCCGCGAGGCGGTCACGATCCCCGCGTACGGCCATGTCCTGATCGCCACCGGCGAGGTGACGGTGGCGGACGACGAGGCGAAGCTGCCGGGGGACACGACGGTGTGGTGGACGACGGGCTGA
- a CDS encoding sugar ABC transporter permease, translated as MSTTTSTTPVGTTAPADATPTTKTAPRRSRRRGENSLAGSLASHGILIVASLAALFPIAWLVFLSLGPDKDDYLHPGRIFGKMTLANYSHVLQETPFFDWLVSTLVVSLGTTVLGVLIAATTGYAVSRMRFPGYRKFMWVLLFTQMFPVAVLMVPMYEILSELKLVDSYLGLVLVYCSTAVPYCAWLLKGYFDTIPFEIDEAGRVDGLTPFGTFARLILPLAKPGLAVAAFYSFITAFGEVAFASTFMLSDTKYTFAVGLQSFVSEHDAQRNLMAATAVLVAVPVSAFFYLVQKNLVTGLTAGGTKG; from the coding sequence ATGAGTACGACCACGAGCACGACCCCTGTCGGGACCACGGCTCCGGCGGACGCGACGCCGACGACGAAGACGGCCCCGCGCCGCAGCCGCCGACGCGGCGAGAACAGCCTCGCCGGCTCCCTCGCCTCCCACGGCATCCTGATCGTGGCGAGCCTGGCCGCGCTCTTCCCGATCGCCTGGCTGGTCTTCCTGTCCCTCGGCCCGGACAAGGACGATTACCTGCATCCCGGGCGCATCTTCGGCAAAATGACCCTTGCCAACTATTCGCACGTGCTCCAGGAGACACCGTTCTTCGACTGGCTGGTCAGCACCCTCGTCGTCTCGCTCGGCACCACCGTCCTCGGGGTGCTGATCGCGGCGACCACCGGTTACGCCGTCTCCCGTATGCGCTTCCCGGGCTACCGGAAGTTCATGTGGGTGCTCCTGTTCACGCAGATGTTCCCGGTGGCCGTCCTGATGGTGCCGATGTACGAGATCCTCTCGGAACTGAAGCTCGTCGACAGCTACCTCGGCCTCGTCCTCGTCTACTGCTCGACGGCCGTGCCCTACTGCGCCTGGCTGCTCAAGGGCTACTTCGACACGATCCCCTTCGAGATCGACGAGGCCGGACGCGTCGACGGGCTGACCCCCTTCGGCACGTTCGCCCGGCTGATCCTGCCCCTCGCCAAGCCGGGGCTCGCGGTCGCCGCGTTCTACAGCTTCATCACCGCGTTCGGCGAGGTCGCCTTCGCCTCGACGTTCATGCTGTCCGACACGAAGTACACCTTCGCCGTCGGTCTGCAGAGCTTCGTCAGCGAACACGACGCCCAGCGCAACCTGATGGCGGCGACGGCGGTCCTGGTCGCCGTACCGGTGTCCGCGTTCTTCTACCTGGTGCAGAAGAACCTGGTGACGGGCCTCACCGCGGGCGGCACCAAGGGGTGA